One Acropora palmata chromosome 2, jaAcrPala1.3, whole genome shotgun sequence genomic window carries:
- the LOC141873753 gene encoding uncharacterized protein LOC141873753, with translation MEQMSFESDPRYQEARKKLLFSDGVRTALVLTSLLTLFPIGIVSIVFWILARKAGGRGSKRQEAENYHEAETMALTSISFGLCAVLTIFICIPQLRDYGME, from the exons ATGGAGCAAATGTCGTTTGAAAGTGACCCTAGATATCAG GAAGCGCGGAAGAAATTACTTTTCAGCGATGGTGTACGCACAGCTCTTGTGTTGACTTCTTTGCTAACCCTCTTCCCTATTGGAATCGTCTCCATTGTCTTCTGGATATTG GCACGAAAGGCAGGAGGTCGAGGATCAAAGAGGCAAGAAGCAGAGAACTATCACGAAGCAGAGACTATGGCCTTGACTTCAATCTCGTTTGGATTGTGTGCCGTGTTGACCATATTCATTTGCATTCCTCAACTGCGAGACTATGGAATGGAATAA